The region TGTTCGAGAGCGAAAATGACGATCAGTGGATCGCCTTGGCACTTTGCGGTCAAGGAAATGGTCGCACTGCCCAGCATTACATCCTCGAAGGCCGAAAAAGACGATCTTCTCGCCGGGGGCGGGCGAAGATCCAAGCACTGCGCCAAAGGCATGTCAGCGGTTGAGGCCGAGGAGAGAGGTCGGACTTGTCTTCATGCTGCCCTCTTCGGTGAGAGCAGCAAGAAGGCAAGCAGCCCTCTTACAGATACATCACCATATTAGCAGAACCGGTCTGAGAAAGGAGGGACGGGTCGTCTTGTAGCCTGCGGCAATTCCGCCGAGGCATAATAGGGAGAACTTTATGTTCGAAATCCCACAGCCAGCCACTGCGCTGCACCGCTTTGCGGAAGACTATCATCAAGCAATCCAATATGCCGCAATGCTGTTGGGCGGACGGGTTTGGCAGCGCGGGGCAGGGTGTCTGCTGTGTGATCTGAGCCACCGATCCCCAATCACGCGACGCGTCCTTAACGAGGCAAACGAGTTAAGCGCGCTCTTCGCGGGGGAGGTTGTCCCCGATTTGGACAGCAGCGAGCCCCCGTGGAGGGAAGGACATAGTCCCGAGGCGTCTCAGTTCGACGAGATCCGCATCCTCGCAGTTAATTTTTCCGAGGCTGTAATGATGACCGCAACTCAAACAGGCCGGGCGTCGGCCGAGAGCATGGAAGGTAACCCATGCAAGACCTGACCGCTCAGCCAAATTGCGTTTCGATCGCTATCTACGATGCGCTTAAAGCAGTTCGAGCAGTTACGGAAGCCTATGCGGTAATCCGCAACGATCGTGAACTCGATTGCGATCTGCTCGGGCCGATCCGCGGGATGTCATGTGGCGGGTCTGCAGCAGCTCTTTTTTCCACGCGGAACGCCGAACTTCTGCACGGGATCGCCAACAGCCTGGAGACGAGCATCGCTGGGGAGACACGGACTTCAATCCACTTCGACGAATGTTCCATGTCTGGGGCGTGGGAAGAGACCCATGTCAGCGAGCGCGGTCACGCGCTCCACCGGCTTCAGCAAGCCCTGTTAACCCTGGAAAGGCGCGTCTCGACGGTCATCATGATGCGAGAGACCGAAAAATTGACCGCAGAAATGCGCCGATAACTGTATCGGCCGGGGTGCCCCCGGCCGAACTTCTTCGCCGCGAGGGGTTTGGCACGCTGCCTCACGCATGGTCCATGTGCGATTTCCTGTGCGATGGGAGATCTATGCCCAGACAGCGCCTTCCTTCTGCGGCCATAACGCTGTCATTCCAGCATGTTCCACGCCCCAGAACTCGCCATTCAAACCAAGTTCAGGAACACGATCGGAAGCTCACTTCCTCCTCGCAAGCAAAACGTGGTGGAGCGAAAACCTATGCCCAGAAAAAACTATCAAACCCCAACTTCGGTTTCTGAAGAAATGGCCAATGTCCTCGACACGATGAAACCGAGGCTCAAGGCGTGTGTCGTTGCAAGGTTGAGTGGTTTGTCCCAGAGGGCGATCACACAACATGCCACGAACAACCGGATCCCAGGTGCCGCCAAACTCGGCGGTCTGTGGACGTTCGATCACGACTTGGCCCTCCAATGGATTAAAGAGGGCAATGCATGTCAAACAACGTCAAACTTCCGAAAAACGTCTTCAAACCGGCAGGCACGAAATTCTACTGGTTCCGCGTCAAGATCAACGGTGAGACCCACAGAGGGTCGCTTAGAACAACATCTCTTCGCGTTGCGGAAAAGAAAGCAAAACGCCGCGTAGAGGAACTGCGGGGGATGGAGCAGGCGGGAGAACTTGATTGGACGTTCTCCGCTGGCTGGTTGAAATTCTACGAGCGCCTGGATGGTGATAAAGCCGGATGGGGCGCTGAGACGCGGAAGCGCTACCAAACAAGTCTCCGACAAATCCTCCGTGTAATGGACGAGATTTGCGATGATCTCGGCTTTGATATCCGAAGTGTCATGGCGTCCGACGTGCAAGTCGGGTTCGTATCCGAATACGTTGCACGCCGCCGGGAGGAAGGGGTGACCGTTGCTACCATCAATCGAGACCTGACCGCGTTTTGCCACTTGATGACCGCAGTGAAAAACGATGGCTGGATCGAGGAGAACCCGGTCAAGAAGTTCGAGAAGCAGGGAATGAAAGAAGTTCTTCCTGATATCGTTCTGCCAACCGAAGCAGCAATTGCGAGGGTATCGGATCGAGCCCCCGGCACGCTGAGCTACTTTCCGAGATTTCTCGAAACCACGGGTGGGAGGGTTACGGAAATGGCTCTTTTGAAGTGGCCTGACATCAGCGGTATGGAGAACCCAATTCAGGGCAACGTCTTCGCGACGCTACGCAACACCAAGGGAGGTAAAGTTCGCACCATCGAGCTGACCCAGAGCACGATCAATATTCTGCTCGAGATCCCGCGGTCAAACTTCTCTGCCTATGTTTTCTGGAACAAGACCGAGCACGGTTTCTACAAAGATCCGGCAAATCTGTTTTGGCAATATGGTCAAGAGGTCGAGTTCGGCGCCCGGCTTCATGATTTGCGCCACAAGTTCGCGATCGAAAAGCTGCGTGAGGGTTGGTCTATCTACAAAGTCCAAAAGTATATCGGTCACGGGTCGGTCCTCACAACAGAACGCTACTACCTCCGGTATCTTTCCCAGCAACAGCAAAACCGCGTGCGTTCTGATGGAGACAATGGGTTGTAATAGAATAGGTTTCCCCAACGTTTCAGAAGCCGAGGAGGGGATCCTGCGACTGCAGGGTCCCCACTCTTTCCTGAACGGACTGATTTGCTGCTGAATTGGCAGAGCTCGCCAGCGTTTCGCAGCCGCGATCGAGGGGGTTTGGATCATGATAAGCTTGTGTGCGGTGGGCTGAAAAGGCCTTTGGTTTAGCAGCGCGGCATGATCCGAGTCGGGCGGATTGCGGACGTTCGCCGCGGAATTCAGGAAGGTCCGCTACAGACCTGGGATCACCATAAACGCTAACGGCATGACATCATCGCTGCTGATCTAAAGTTCCACTTCGTTAATCTCAACGTGATCCTTCACAGGAAAAATGTTGATTGATGCACATATTGGGGAAGGCAATGCCGCACCTTGAGTGGCATTCTCGATCGCCAGCCGATTAGTATGACCGATTGCAACAAGGCGCCCGAGGACCGTCTCGTCAAGGTCATCTTTGTTGTGCAACGCACGAGCACCTGCGGCATATAGAGGCAAGCACGGATAGACTGTTGCCTACGGGGTTGCTGATTTTGCGAAGCAAAGTTTTGCGTTCATCGGCTTCCTGCTTCCGCTGAATTGCGACGTCAATCTGATTGCCGCGGCCCTGAGACGAGAGAAACTGGCCCCACCTGACAAATCTGGCATGGCATCGCGAGAATATCTTAGATCAAATGGCTGCCGATGGTTCCGCTCCTTAGAAATGAACACTAACTTGCCAGTATGAAGAACATAATTTCCCGAGGCATAGCGAAAGCCCTTTCCCGCGCCCGGCCACAGCAACCTGAAAAATCAAACGCCGACTCAGCGGGTGATATCGGCATTCAAATGCCGCGGGACCATTCCGAAATCTTGTCACGCTGTCTGTCGATTGATTTGGAGGTCGATCCTAAAGAAGCCCGAATATTCGCCTTTGCCGCCGTGCCGGAAGGTGAAGGGGGGGGGATTGTTCATCGGAAAGGTCACCCGAAGGCCGCGTTTGAAAGACTCGACCTGTTCTGCGCGGGCTTCTCCCATGTCATTGGGCACAATATTCTGCGCCACGACTTGCCACATCTCATGGCGGTGTCGCCGCGCTTCGCAAAGCTCGCAGACGGACCGATCGACACGCTGTGGCTCAACCCTTTGGCTTTTCCGCGCAATCCCTATCACCGTCTGGTTAAACACTACCACGATGGGCGGCTTCAAAGTGGTCACGTTAACGATCCCGAGTTCGACGCGCGTCTTGTGTTCGAGGTCCTTCGCAACCAGATCGACGCTTTTTTGTCGCTGAACAAATCATCGCCAGAGACACTGCTGGCCTATCACTGGCTATGTTGCCGAGGACCCAGTAGCGACGGATTTGATCGGTTGTTCAGCGATGTGCGGGGGGCGTCCATTCCGACCGAAGCCGAAGCGCACGGGGTTCTCCGGACGCTGCTGAAAGAGGCAGCCTGCCGTGCGCAGGTTGAAGCTGTGCTCGAGCGGCTCCATGACACTGGGCTGGGCTGGCCGATGGCATATGCTCTTTCCTGGATTTCGGTCGCTGGTGGGGATTCTGTCATGCCGCCTTGGGTCCGAGCACAGTTCCGTGACGCCGCACGGCTCGTCAAAGACCTGAGGGACTCGAATTGCCGTGATCCGCACTGTGGCTATTGCGCAGAGCACAACGATCCCACCCGTGCCCTCGAACGTTGGTTCGGCTTTCCAAGTTTCCGCCCGGAACCGGTCGACGAGGGCGGACGCCCACTTCAGGAAAAGATCGTGGCGACGGCCATGGACGGCGACAGCCTATTAGGCATCCTGCCGACAGGCACGGGCAAATCTATTTGCTATCAAATCCCAGCGCTGTCTCAGTTCGACAAGACTGGGGCGTTGACTGTTGTTATATCGCCACTCGTGGCGCTGATGGCGGACCAGGTTCAGGGCTTGGTGCGAGCCGGAATTTCGTCGGCGGTTACGATCAACGGGCTCTTGTCTTTGCCCGAGCGTCAGGATGCGCTCGACAAGGTGCGGCTTGGGGATGCTGCGATCCTGCTAATTTCGCCAGAACAACTGCGCAGCACAACAATTCGGTCCGTTTTGGCACAGCGTGAAGTGGGGCTGTGGGTGCTGGACGAGGCGCACTGCGTGTCCAAATGGGGGCAAGATTTCCGTCCCGACTATCGATACGTTTCGCGGTTTATAAAGGAAAGCTCAGGCGACGAACCGGCTCCAGTGCTTTGCTTGACCGCAACGGCAAAGCCGGATGTGGTGCAGGACATCCGAGGTCATTTCAGAGAGCGGTTGGGGACCGAGCTGGCTTTGATCGACGGCGGCGCATCTCGGTCGAACTTGAGCTTCCAAGTGCGACCAACGCAGCGGGCAACCAAGATGACCGATATCCTCGATACGATCGAGGCTCAGCTTCCGCGCGAGGGTGTGTCCGGGGCGGTTGTCTATTGTGCAACCCGAAACGCCACCGAGCGCGTGGCGGAGTTCTTAAAACAACAGGGCATCGCCGCTGAACGGTATCATGCGGGCCTTAGCGCCGATGACAAGCGCGAGATCCAAGAGGACTTCCGTGTCGGCAATCTGCGCGTGATCGCGGCTACCAACGCCTTTGGTATGGGGGTAGACAAGCCGGACATCCGTCTGGTGGTTCACGGTGATGTGCCCGGGTCACTGGAAAACTATCTGCAAGAGGCAGGTCGCGCCGGGCGGGACCGCGATCCTGCAAGCTGCGTCCTTCTTTATAATACAGAAGATGTCGATCGTCAGTTCAGCCTGAGCGCGCGGTCTCGACTCGCGCGGCATGAAATCGGCGCGATCCTGAAGGCACTGCGGCGCCTTGATACTCGGACCAGAAAAGGCGGTGAGATCGTTGCTACACCGGGCGAAATTGTTCACGAGGAGAAAGACCGGGATTTCCAGCGAGACAGCAATACCGACGATACAAGGGTAAAGACGGCCGTCGCTTGGCTGGAAGAGGCGCACCTTCTGAACCGTGAAGAAAACCGGGTGCAGGTCTTTCCAGCCTCGCTCCGGATAAGGAGCATCCAAGAGGCCCGCGAGATCCTTGCCTCCGCCGAGATTACCCAGCGGCGGCGCGAGGATCTGGCAGCCATCGTGCAGCATATCATCAACGCGCCGCAAGAAGAGGGCATTACCACGGACGAGCTTTGCGGGGTCAGTGGGCTGACGGTGTCGGGCGTGCGCAAAGCCTTGGCGGATCTCGAGACCCTGGGGATCGCAAAAGATGATACAAACATCACCATCTTCGTGCATCTGCGCGTTGAGAATGCCTCGCCGAAACGGTTCGAAGCGGCGTCCCGGTTAGAAGCAGATCTGATCGCGACCCTAAGAGAGCAAGCGCCAGACGCGGATATCGACGAGGCTTGGCCCTGCCATCTGGCCTCGGTGGCACAGGCCCTCCGGGAGCAGGGACATGCCTCCGTGCGGCCAGATATCGTCGAGGGGTTGCTCCGTGGAATTGCGCAGGATGGTCGCGACATGGATGGCGGCAAAGGCAATATTGGCCTGCGCAAGGTGTCCCGAAGCAGTCTCATGGTGCGAATGCAAAGATCATGGGCAGTAATCGATCAGACCACCCAGCTTCGCAGGCAGGCGGCAGAGCGGTTGGTTTCACACTTGATCAACAAGGTTCAGTCCGGCCTCCGTGGGAAAGATGTTCCTGTCGAGACCACGCTTGGCGACCTTCTTGGAGCGATCAACAGCGATGCGCTGTTGCGGGCATCTGTCAATGATCCGGCAAAGCTTATGGACCGGGCGCTTCTGTGGCTGCACGAACAGCAGGTGGTGACGCTGGGCAAGGGATTGTCCGTGTTCCGCTCAGCCATGACATTGCACATCAACCCGAAAGGCGGCGGCTTTACCACCCAGCATTTCGCACCGCTCGAAGACCACTACAGCGAACAGACCGTCCAGACCCACGTGATGGCGGCTTATGCCACCAAAGGCATCGACGAAATTGATCAGGCCCAGCGGCTCGCGCATGACTATTTTGCAATGGATCAGTCCGACTTCATGAAAGCTTGGATGCCGGGGAAAATTTCGGAGTTCAGACGGCAGGCAACGCCTCAGTCCTATGCCGAGATCGTCGACGATCTGGGGAATTCGACACAAGAGCAGATCGTGCGTGACGACCGTGAACAAACCAATGTGCTTGTGCTCGCGGGGCCGGGATCGGGTAAGACACGTGTGCTGGTCCATCGTGTCGCCTATCTGGTCCGGATCAGGCGCGAAGATCCAAACGGTATACTGGTGCTTGCTTACAATCGTCATGCGGCCGCCGAGATCCGGGAACGCTTGCGTCGACTGATCGGCGAAGATGCTCGTTTCGTAACGGTTCTGACCATTCATGCCTTGGCCATGCGGTTGGTTGGCGCGAGTTTCGCCGGACGGGCAGAGGCCGATGAGCCCGATTTCGAGTCGCTTCTGACCGATGCGGCACGTCTCTTGCGTGGCGACGGGCTGGAAAAAGTAGAGGCCGAAGCCTTGCGAGAGACATTGATCCAGGGGTTTCGCTGGATTCTCGTGGACGAATATCAGGACGTCGGCCCCGAAGAATACGCTTTGATCGCTGCGGTGGCCGGTCGCAGCATCGATGACCCCGATCAACGGATCAGCCTGTTCGCGGTCGGCGAC is a window of Sulfitobacter sp. W027 DNA encoding:
- a CDS encoding site-specific integrase, translated to MSNNVKLPKNVFKPAGTKFYWFRVKINGETHRGSLRTTSLRVAEKKAKRRVEELRGMEQAGELDWTFSAGWLKFYERLDGDKAGWGAETRKRYQTSLRQILRVMDEICDDLGFDIRSVMASDVQVGFVSEYVARRREEGVTVATINRDLTAFCHLMTAVKNDGWIEENPVKKFEKQGMKEVLPDIVLPTEAAIARVSDRAPGTLSYFPRFLETTGGRVTEMALLKWPDISGMENPIQGNVFATLRNTKGGKVRTIELTQSTINILLEIPRSNFSAYVFWNKTEHGFYKDPANLFWQYGQEVEFGARLHDLRHKFAIEKLREGWSIYKVQKYIGHGSVLTTERYYLRYLSQQQQNRVRSDGDNGL
- a CDS encoding RecQ family ATP-dependent DNA helicase, which encodes MPRDHSEILSRCLSIDLEVDPKEARIFAFAAVPEGEGGGIVHRKGHPKAAFERLDLFCAGFSHVIGHNILRHDLPHLMAVSPRFAKLADGPIDTLWLNPLAFPRNPYHRLVKHYHDGRLQSGHVNDPEFDARLVFEVLRNQIDAFLSLNKSSPETLLAYHWLCCRGPSSDGFDRLFSDVRGASIPTEAEAHGVLRTLLKEAACRAQVEAVLERLHDTGLGWPMAYALSWISVAGGDSVMPPWVRAQFRDAARLVKDLRDSNCRDPHCGYCAEHNDPTRALERWFGFPSFRPEPVDEGGRPLQEKIVATAMDGDSLLGILPTGTGKSICYQIPALSQFDKTGALTVVISPLVALMADQVQGLVRAGISSAVTINGLLSLPERQDALDKVRLGDAAILLISPEQLRSTTIRSVLAQREVGLWVLDEAHCVSKWGQDFRPDYRYVSRFIKESSGDEPAPVLCLTATAKPDVVQDIRGHFRERLGTELALIDGGASRSNLSFQVRPTQRATKMTDILDTIEAQLPREGVSGAVVYCATRNATERVAEFLKQQGIAAERYHAGLSADDKREIQEDFRVGNLRVIAATNAFGMGVDKPDIRLVVHGDVPGSLENYLQEAGRAGRDRDPASCVLLYNTEDVDRQFSLSARSRLARHEIGAILKALRRLDTRTRKGGEIVATPGEIVHEEKDRDFQRDSNTDDTRVKTAVAWLEEAHLLNREENRVQVFPASLRIRSIQEAREILASAEITQRRREDLAAIVQHIINAPQEEGITTDELCGVSGLTVSGVRKALADLETLGIAKDDTNITIFVHLRVENASPKRFEAASRLEADLIATLREQAPDADIDEAWPCHLASVAQALREQGHASVRPDIVEGLLRGIAQDGRDMDGGKGNIGLRKVSRSSLMVRMQRSWAVIDQTTQLRRQAAERLVSHLINKVQSGLRGKDVPVETTLGDLLGAINSDALLRASVNDPAKLMDRALLWLHEQQVVTLGKGLSVFRSAMTLHINPKGGGFTTQHFAPLEDHYSEQTVQTHVMAAYATKGIDEIDQAQRLAHDYFAMDQSDFMKAWMPGKISEFRRQATPQSYAEIVDDLGNSTQEQIVRDDREQTNVLVLAGPGSGKTRVLVHRVAYLVRIRREDPNGILVLAYNRHAAAEIRERLRRLIGEDARFVTVLTIHALAMRLVGASFAGRAEADEPDFESLLTDAARLLRGDGLEKVEAEALRETLIQGFRWILVDEYQDVGPEEYALIAAVAGRSIDDPDQRISLFAVGDDDQNIYAFAGASVRHIRQFEHDYSAKPVFLTDNYRSSKNIINAANAVIEGSRERMKTGHGITVDQLRQKDPVGGIMESLDPVAQGRVQILGCPPGNDAQALAAVNEMIRLSKLIPDWSWRGAAIISRDWRKLSPVRDFAEALGIPVEMANENLPSLWRTREMQRFISNLRARHGAMVSVGDLTETLNAIPASRWTNRIGEGLGQLAREVDGKALPTPDVIEWFAEWSKNSWGEQRALKLLTAHRAKGLEFDDVVIMDGGWERPSKNEDQDAPRRLFYVAMTRARRNLIVMSNDNHEYLPTVSPSVVTRHVVPDLATIPGPRRFFQSPEMKMVDLSFAGRQGDQHAVHTAVAEAQVGAPVRLSKVGDRWQIEDAQRRVLGRMSKAFAPPVGTEFVSGEIAAIISWRKEDADERFHHLMKRANWEVVVPELVFEEVKCAERVSGRDQNDQQRG